In the genome of Methanopyrus kandleri AV19, one region contains:
- a CDS encoding DUF2067 family protein: MPKMEKREITFTFPDRDSAQRFLRAVEATQARGVDTVVELRGTRVKVKVFGPHAAVKAHIRKLGELRRTVLSESEEEKQVRLHLSTICREAGAPKIPSELLRDALRRRGYRVRVRGPWITTNAPMSELREFVRELAEAYREARFYAASEPVRRMLAILSHEYDVDPMDLAYEAIERGVLREGEDGRCELREDPKSTERKLEEIASELRKARKGRGKTLEDFLHEPL, encoded by the coding sequence ATGCCTAAGATGGAGAAGCGCGAGATAACATTCACCTTCCCCGACCGTGACTCCGCCCAGCGATTCCTCCGTGCCGTCGAAGCCACTCAGGCCCGAGGTGTAGACACCGTCGTGGAGCTTCGCGGTACCCGGGTTAAAGTGAAGGTATTCGGCCCGCATGCCGCGGTCAAAGCTCACATCCGCAAGTTGGGAGAACTTCGCAGGACCGTCCTGTCCGAGTCGGAAGAAGAGAAGCAGGTTAGGCTCCATCTGAGTACGATCTGCAGGGAAGCCGGTGCCCCGAAGATACCATCCGAGCTACTGCGCGACGCACTCCGCCGCCGGGGCTACCGGGTGAGGGTTCGTGGTCCGTGGATCACCACGAACGCGCCCATGAGTGAGCTCCGCGAGTTCGTTAGAGAACTCGCCGAGGCTTACCGCGAGGCCAGGTTTTACGCGGCGTCGGAACCCGTGCGTCGAATGCTGGCCATCCTTTCCCACGAGTACGACGTCGACCCTATGGACCTGGCCTACGAGGCCATCGAACGGGGAGTACTCCGGGAGGGAGAAGATGGACGTTGTGAGCTCCGGGAGGACCCGAAGTCCACGGAGCGCAAATTAGAGGAGATAGCGTCCGAGCTCCGGAAAGCCCGTAAAGGTAGGGGTAAAACCCTGGAGGACTTCCTCCATGAACCCTTGTGA
- a CDS encoding P-II family nitrogen regulator: MYMIEAVIRPEKLDDVKEALDEAGYPGMTVIHVKGRGRQRGIVHRYRDEEYRTDLLDKILLKVAVPTEDDVEKVIDVICEHAKTGRPGDGMIFVIPLEDAVRARTGERGDDALSTEE, translated from the coding sequence ATGTACATGATCGAAGCCGTCATCAGGCCGGAGAAGTTGGACGATGTGAAAGAGGCGCTGGACGAGGCCGGCTATCCTGGTATGACCGTGATTCACGTGAAGGGCCGTGGTCGGCAGCGGGGAATCGTACACCGGTACCGTGACGAGGAGTACCGGACCGATCTCCTCGACAAGATCCTGCTGAAGGTCGCCGTTCCCACCGAGGATGACGTCGAGAAGGTCATCGACGTCATCTGTGAGCACGCGAAGACGGGCAGGCCCGGCGACGGTATGATCTTCGTCATCCCGCTCGAGGACGCCGTCCGCGCGCGCACCGGAGAGCGTGGGGACGACGCACTGTCCACCGAGGAGTGA
- a CDS encoding RpoL/Rpb11 RNA polymerase subunit family protein, with translation MKLPEVEVVVKKYDKDEVLLELPGEDHTLCNLLRWALNRQDGIIATYRIEHPILGKEHKVDEERYVPPKMRIRAVDEDADAREALERAIEELLELVEEAKEEFSGALEEKES, from the coding sequence GTGAAACTGCCCGAGGTTGAAGTTGTCGTTAAGAAATACGATAAAGATGAGGTCCTACTCGAGCTGCCCGGTGAGGACCACACGTTATGTAATCTCTTAAGGTGGGCCTTAAACCGGCAGGACGGAATCATCGCAACTTACAGGATTGAGCACCCTATACTCGGTAAAGAACACAAAGTCGACGAAGAACGGTACGTACCGCCGAAGATGCGTATACGGGCTGTCGATGAGGACGCCGACGCCAGAGAAGCCCTCGAGCGGGCCATAGAGGAACTGCTGGAGCTGGTGGAAGAAGCGAAGGAGGAGTTCTCGGGGGCGCTGGAGGAGAAGGAAAGTTGA
- the twy1 gene encoding 4-demethylwyosine synthase TYW1, which translates to MLHADVLKVLRKQGYGLVGKHSAVKPCHWCREAIKNGRHCYKAKFYGVESHRCLQMTPTVAWCQQRCVYCWRPVELTVGTHDVPDPDDPDLIVEESVEQQRRFLQGYGHLEGEARKRWKESLEPRHAAISLAGEPTLYPRIGELIDAFHSHGFDTTFLVTNGLRPDRVEELEREPTQLYVSLDSPNEELHRQINRPTIPDSWDRIMRTLELLNSLSCRTVIRITAIKGWNMEGTAEEFGELLADVEPDYVEVKAFMCVGWAAFRMSPDNMPSHEEVRKFAAEIAEHAGFELVDESPPSRVALLSS; encoded by the coding sequence TTGCTACACGCGGACGTATTGAAGGTCCTCCGTAAGCAGGGTTATGGTCTAGTCGGGAAGCATTCCGCGGTCAAGCCGTGTCACTGGTGCCGGGAAGCGATTAAGAACGGTAGGCACTGCTACAAGGCGAAATTCTACGGGGTGGAGAGTCATCGGTGCCTTCAGATGACTCCTACGGTAGCTTGGTGTCAGCAGCGCTGCGTGTACTGCTGGAGACCGGTCGAACTCACCGTAGGAACTCACGATGTACCCGATCCGGACGATCCCGACCTGATCGTAGAGGAGAGCGTAGAGCAACAGCGACGCTTCCTCCAAGGGTACGGGCACCTCGAAGGTGAAGCTCGTAAACGCTGGAAAGAATCCCTCGAGCCCAGACACGCCGCGATCAGTCTCGCAGGTGAACCCACCCTGTACCCAAGAATCGGCGAACTGATCGACGCTTTTCATTCCCATGGGTTTGACACTACGTTCCTGGTAACCAACGGGCTGCGACCCGACCGAGTGGAGGAACTGGAACGTGAGCCGACACAGCTGTACGTGTCCTTGGATTCACCGAACGAGGAGCTACATCGTCAGATCAATAGACCTACGATTCCGGACTCCTGGGACCGGATCATGAGGACGTTGGAGTTACTGAATTCCCTCTCCTGCCGGACGGTGATCCGCATCACTGCGATTAAAGGCTGGAACATGGAGGGGACCGCCGAGGAGTTCGGTGAACTGCTGGCCGACGTCGAGCCGGACTATGTCGAAGTGAAGGCGTTCATGTGCGTGGGATGGGCGGCCTTCCGGATGTCGCCGGACAACATGCCCTCGCACGAAGAGGTACGGAAGTTCGCGGCGGAGATCGCGGAGCACGCGGGATTCGAGCTAGTCGACGAGTCACCACCCAGCCGAGTGGCGCTTCTGAGCTCCTAG
- a CDS encoding ammonium transporter, with protein sequence MCGGAAAAAFTTRFDPLWAANGLIAGLVAICAGCDIMSPFGALLTGIVAGLIIKPAFRLLEKLEIDDVVAACPVHGFAGVWGAIAAGIFGAEALGGAGGVSLAAQIVGALVCIAWALGSGFATFYVIDKVIGLRATEEEEKGLDETEFGVSAYPYMETRD encoded by the coding sequence ATGTGTGGTGGAGCCGCGGCGGCCGCCTTCACGACGAGGTTCGACCCACTCTGGGCAGCCAACGGTCTGATCGCGGGACTGGTCGCGATCTGCGCCGGATGTGACATCATGAGTCCGTTTGGAGCCCTGCTCACGGGTATCGTGGCGGGACTGATCATCAAGCCGGCGTTCCGACTGCTGGAGAAGCTGGAGATCGACGACGTGGTCGCCGCGTGTCCGGTACACGGATTCGCGGGCGTTTGGGGAGCGATCGCGGCCGGAATCTTCGGAGCTGAAGCTCTAGGCGGCGCCGGTGGTGTGAGCCTAGCCGCGCAGATCGTCGGTGCTCTCGTGTGCATAGCCTGGGCGCTGGGCTCAGGATTTGCGACCTTCTACGTGATCGACAAGGTGATCGGGCTGAGAGCGACGGAAGAGGAGGAGAAAGGTCTGGACGAGACCGAGTTCGGCGTCAGCGCCTACCCGTACATGGAGACCAGGGATTGA
- a CDS encoding ammonium transporter yields MAAESIAKAVHDVLATWGAQGPGAIFFLVWAAVLVVGMQLGFMFLEAGQVRTKNVVSVLMKNLLDLSLGGIVFIFFGFALAFPDYAQSIGKWIATMFTANPWSADPMKAADPYNLAYCFFQFAFCATAATIVSGAVAERINFKACLVMTVLITGLLYPIFVLWTWGGGWMGGDTGLFAKVFGQPYHDFAGSTVVHAIGGFLAMAAAYLLGPRIGRFKNGKPVPIPGHNIPQAFLGALFLAITWYGFNVGSSAVLYDPTNESWISSLVATRDVWWSRGGRLHDEVRPTLGSQRSDRGTGRDLRRM; encoded by the coding sequence ATGGCGGCCGAAAGCATAGCTAAGGCCGTGCACGATGTGCTAGCGACGTGGGGTGCCCAAGGACCGGGTGCGATCTTCTTCCTAGTATGGGCAGCCGTGTTAGTCGTCGGAATGCAGTTAGGTTTCATGTTCCTAGAAGCAGGCCAGGTACGGACGAAGAACGTCGTCAGCGTCCTGATGAAGAACCTGCTAGACTTGTCGCTCGGAGGTATTGTCTTCATCTTCTTCGGATTCGCACTGGCCTTCCCGGACTACGCGCAGAGCATCGGCAAGTGGATTGCCACCATGTTCACGGCGAACCCGTGGAGCGCCGATCCGATGAAGGCCGCCGATCCCTACAACCTAGCGTACTGCTTCTTCCAGTTCGCGTTCTGCGCCACGGCGGCGACCATCGTCTCGGGAGCCGTCGCCGAGCGGATCAACTTCAAGGCGTGCCTGGTGATGACGGTGCTAATCACGGGGCTACTGTACCCGATCTTCGTGCTGTGGACGTGGGGCGGCGGCTGGATGGGCGGCGACACCGGCCTGTTCGCCAAGGTCTTCGGACAGCCGTACCACGACTTCGCCGGATCGACCGTGGTGCACGCGATCGGAGGTTTCCTGGCGATGGCCGCCGCCTACCTGCTGGGTCCGAGGATCGGGAGGTTCAAGAACGGCAAGCCTGTGCCGATCCCGGGGCACAACATCCCGCAGGCGTTCCTGGGAGCGCTTTTCCTGGCGATTACCTGGTACGGTTTCAACGTAGGTAGCTCGGCGGTGCTCTACGACCCGACGAACGAGTCGTGGATCAGCTCGTTAGTGGCCACTCGCGATGTGTGGTGGAGCCGCGGCGGCCGCCTTCACGACGAGGTTCGACCCACTCTGGGCAGCCAACGGTCTGATCGCGGGACTGGTCGCGATCTGCGCCGGATGTGA
- a CDS encoding DUF99 family protein — MKLREVKPEIRVLGIDDGYYGPEDDRALVVGVVMRGGQWIDGVMSTEVTVDGLDVTDRIAEMVNRSKHRPQLRVILTDGITFAGFNVLDIKKLHEETGLPVISVIKRRPDVASVVSALSNLDRTEERRKIVLRAGPVHSVKTRRDEPPVYFQCAGVEPDVARVVLKRTATRHRLPEPIRVAHFIATGVTKGESSSDA, encoded by the coding sequence TTGAAGCTCAGAGAGGTGAAGCCCGAGATCAGGGTGTTGGGAATCGACGACGGCTACTACGGTCCCGAGGACGATAGGGCACTCGTTGTCGGTGTCGTGATGCGTGGCGGACAGTGGATCGACGGCGTGATGAGCACGGAGGTCACCGTCGACGGTCTCGACGTCACCGATCGGATCGCGGAGATGGTTAACAGATCAAAACACAGGCCTCAACTGCGCGTAATCCTGACCGACGGAATCACGTTCGCGGGGTTCAACGTTCTGGACATTAAAAAGCTACACGAGGAAACGGGCCTACCCGTGATCTCCGTGATCAAGCGCCGGCCCGACGTGGCCTCCGTGGTCTCCGCTCTGAGTAACCTGGACCGCACCGAGGAACGCCGGAAGATAGTCCTCAGGGCCGGCCCGGTTCACAGCGTGAAAACACGTCGGGACGAGCCCCCAGTCTACTTCCAGTGCGCCGGAGTCGAACCTGACGTCGCTAGAGTAGTGCTCAAACGCACGGCGACTCGCCACCGTCTTCCCGAACCTATCCGGGTCGCCCACTTCATCGCCACCGGAGTGACCAAGGGGGAATCTTCCAGCGATGCCTAA
- a CDS encoding DUF531 domain-containing protein, giving the protein MPKRAGRVTIGLYNSYDPRRFHEIHARTIARAAPLCVAFDFKLALFGFPLDDLGVETPHELAEYVAEETTIGASGREVLVLAERNLLEVYDYPVRGFPPQLGTIVGTTCRPDERKAIEPEDVVREILRPRSVTLVFGLGRRGLPAEVLEACEYHLDITGRRISLETATAIGAVTAVIGHLIKKELGE; this is encoded by the coding sequence ATGCCTAAGCGCGCTGGCAGGGTGACTATCGGCCTGTACAATTCCTACGACCCGCGGCGCTTCCACGAGATACACGCCCGGACGATCGCCCGGGCAGCACCGCTCTGCGTGGCCTTCGACTTCAAGCTCGCTCTCTTCGGGTTCCCACTCGACGATCTGGGCGTGGAGACTCCGCACGAACTCGCCGAGTACGTCGCCGAGGAGACCACTATCGGCGCTTCGGGACGTGAGGTGCTGGTGCTGGCCGAGCGCAACCTGTTGGAGGTTTACGACTACCCAGTGCGTGGCTTCCCACCTCAACTCGGTACGATCGTCGGGACGACGTGTCGTCCCGACGAGCGGAAGGCCATCGAACCCGAGGACGTGGTTCGAGAAATCCTCCGGCCCCGATCTGTAACCCTGGTTTTCGGCCTAGGACGGCGTGGACTGCCCGCTGAGGTACTCGAAGCGTGTGAGTACCACCTCGACATCACCGGCCGTAGGATCTCCCTCGAAACCGCCACGGCCATCGGGGCTGTTACCGCCGTTATCGGGCACTTGATCAAGAAGGAACTCGGAGAGTGA
- a CDS encoding exosome complex RNA-binding protein Csl4, protein MRRYVEPGKFVLPGDKITVAEAFYPGPGTYEDGGVVRAAITGRVEVDLEEREVRVEPYVDTPPKLKRGASVIGRVQSVKEQVVLVKICFVDDRTDREPPTSGVGGIHISKVRDAYVEDLADEFQPGDIVRARVVSTKMPVQLSTVGKEYGVVLAYCTRCRSELEKVKGRTLRCPVCGHTETRKVAAGYLREAESDA, encoded by the coding sequence GTGAGACGCTACGTGGAGCCCGGGAAGTTCGTACTGCCCGGCGACAAGATAACCGTGGCGGAGGCGTTCTACCCTGGCCCAGGTACCTACGAGGATGGTGGTGTCGTTCGGGCCGCCATCACCGGGCGAGTGGAAGTGGATCTCGAGGAGCGTGAGGTTCGCGTCGAACCGTACGTGGACACACCACCGAAATTGAAACGGGGAGCCTCGGTGATCGGACGAGTACAGTCGGTGAAAGAGCAGGTCGTTCTCGTCAAGATATGCTTCGTGGACGATCGGACGGACCGTGAGCCCCCAACCTCCGGAGTGGGAGGGATCCATATCTCAAAGGTCAGAGACGCCTACGTGGAGGATCTGGCCGACGAGTTTCAGCCCGGAGACATCGTTCGCGCTCGAGTCGTGAGCACCAAGATGCCGGTACAGCTGTCCACTGTGGGTAAAGAATACGGGGTGGTCCTCGCGTACTGCACCCGATGTAGATCCGAGCTCGAAAAGGTGAAGGGTCGGACTCTCCGTTGCCCCGTGTGCGGTCACACCGAGACAAGAAAAGTTGCGGCCGGCTACTTGCGGGAGGCCGAGAGCGATGCCTAA